A region from the Dendropsophus ebraccatus isolate aDenEbr1 chromosome 1, aDenEbr1.pat, whole genome shotgun sequence genome encodes:
- the LOC138802349 gene encoding uncharacterized protein HI_0077-like isoform X1, with the protein MEGFSEELVSALKEVVSHSNWQCVGDKERFKSPCSKLYSEDGEHLVLIHTSGKFYAMDSACPHEGGPLEQGDIEELGDGRLALACPWHDFEFSLEDGSSSSGLQNQVYEVKVCEGKVYIQTQNALSLTPWKKTQSKQPASIGAAESTQVVDNECSLSYWASKILCTPDPEEKAKLTHQVQELWNSGKITEIGDTEPPAQPSRKENLTIVQPGQIKRGKGGTLASRIALLHSLANIEQWAIDLSWDIIARFATFQLQTGQRLPKEFFSDFVKVAGDEAKHYCLLEKRLVELGSRFGNLPVHNGLWQSASDTAHDLLARLAIVHMVHEARGLDVHPQTLQRFLAQGDESSAQVLEVLYKDEITHVAAGLKWFTYICNMEQRDCLSTFHELVPLYFRGYLKPPFNTEGRKSAGMSEEWYLPLVKPS; encoded by the exons ATGGAGGGCTTCTCGGAGGAGCTGGTGAGCGCTCTGAAGGAGGTGGTCAGCCACAGTAACTGGCAGTGTGTCGGGGACAAGGAGAGGTTTAAATCCCCCTGTTCTAA ATTATATTCAGAGGATGGAGAACATTTGGTCCTTATTCACACAAGTGGAAAATTTTATGCCATGGATTCAGCGTGTCCCCATGAAG GAGGGCCGTTGGAGCAGGGAGACATAGAAGAGCTGGGTGATGGAAGACTGGCACTGGCCTGTCCATGGCATGACTTTGAGTTCAGCTTGGAAGACGGTTCTTCTTCCTCTGGGTTACAG aaccaaGTGTATGAAGTGAAGGTTTGTGAAGGGAAAGTTTATATCCAGACTCAGAATGCATTATCCTTAACTCCTTGGAAGAAAACTCAGTCTAAACAGCCAG CTAGCATTGGCGCTGCTGAGAGCACACAAGTTGTAGACAATGAATGTTCCTTGTCTTACTGGGCCAGCAAAATCCTTTGCACTCCAGATCCAGAAGAGAAG GCTAAACTGACTCATCAAGTGCAAGAATTGTGGAACTCAGGTAAAATTACAGAAATCGGAGACACTGAACCCCCTGCCCAGCCGAGCCGCAAAGAAAACCTCACCATAGTACAGCCAGGCCAGATCAAGAGGGGCAAGGGCGGCACGCTG GCCAGCCGCATAGCACTACTGCACTCTCTAGCAAACATCGAGCAGTGGGCAATAGACCTGTCCTGGGACATCATCGCTCGCTTTGCAACTTTTCAGCTGCAGACCGGTCAGAGGCTTCCAAAAGAATTCTTCTCAGATTTTGTGAAAGTTGCCGGAGATGAAGCAAAG CATTACTGTTTACTGGAGAAGCGGCTTGTAGAGCTGGGTAGTCGTTTTGGAAATCTTCCTGTACACAATG GCTTGTGGCAGTCTGCTTCAGATACAGCACATGATCTACTTGCACGGCTGGCCATTGTGCATATGGTTCATGAAGCCAG GGGTCTAGATGTCCACCCTCAGACGCTGCAACGATTTTTGGCTCAGGGAGATGAAAGTTCAGCTCAGGTATTGGAAGTTCTCTACAAAGATGAGATCACCCATGTGGCAGCAGGCCTGAAGTGGTTCACTTACATATGTAACATGGAGCAGCGG GACTGCTTATCTACCTTCCATGAGCTGGTGCCACTGTATTTCAGAGGATACTTAAAACCTCCATTCAATACAGAGGGCAGGAAATCGGCAGGGATGTCTGAAGAG
- the LOC138802349 gene encoding uncharacterized protein HI_0077-like isoform X3: protein MDSACPHEGGPLEQGDIEELGDGRLALACPWHDFEFSLEDGSSSSGLQNQVYEVKVCEGKVYIQTQNALSLTPWKKTQSKQPASIGAAESTQVVDNECSLSYWASKILCTPDPEEKAKLTHQVQELWNSGKITEIGDTEPPAQPSRKENLTIVQPGQIKRGKGGTLASRIALLHSLANIEQWAIDLSWDIIARFATFQLQTGQRLPKEFFSDFVKVAGDEAKHYCLLEKRLVELGSRFGNLPVHNGLWQSASDTAHDLLARLAIVHMVHEARGLDVHPQTLQRFLAQGDESSAQVLEVLYKDEITHVAAGLKWFTYICNMEQRDCLSTFHELVPLYFRGYLKPPFNTEGRKSAGMSEEWYLPLVKPS, encoded by the exons ATGGATTCAGCGTGTCCCCATGAAG GAGGGCCGTTGGAGCAGGGAGACATAGAAGAGCTGGGTGATGGAAGACTGGCACTGGCCTGTCCATGGCATGACTTTGAGTTCAGCTTGGAAGACGGTTCTTCTTCCTCTGGGTTACAG aaccaaGTGTATGAAGTGAAGGTTTGTGAAGGGAAAGTTTATATCCAGACTCAGAATGCATTATCCTTAACTCCTTGGAAGAAAACTCAGTCTAAACAGCCAG CTAGCATTGGCGCTGCTGAGAGCACACAAGTTGTAGACAATGAATGTTCCTTGTCTTACTGGGCCAGCAAAATCCTTTGCACTCCAGATCCAGAAGAGAAG GCTAAACTGACTCATCAAGTGCAAGAATTGTGGAACTCAGGTAAAATTACAGAAATCGGAGACACTGAACCCCCTGCCCAGCCGAGCCGCAAAGAAAACCTCACCATAGTACAGCCAGGCCAGATCAAGAGGGGCAAGGGCGGCACGCTG GCCAGCCGCATAGCACTACTGCACTCTCTAGCAAACATCGAGCAGTGGGCAATAGACCTGTCCTGGGACATCATCGCTCGCTTTGCAACTTTTCAGCTGCAGACCGGTCAGAGGCTTCCAAAAGAATTCTTCTCAGATTTTGTGAAAGTTGCCGGAGATGAAGCAAAG CATTACTGTTTACTGGAGAAGCGGCTTGTAGAGCTGGGTAGTCGTTTTGGAAATCTTCCTGTACACAATG GCTTGTGGCAGTCTGCTTCAGATACAGCACATGATCTACTTGCACGGCTGGCCATTGTGCATATGGTTCATGAAGCCAG GGGTCTAGATGTCCACCCTCAGACGCTGCAACGATTTTTGGCTCAGGGAGATGAAAGTTCAGCTCAGGTATTGGAAGTTCTCTACAAAGATGAGATCACCCATGTGGCAGCAGGCCTGAAGTGGTTCACTTACATATGTAACATGGAGCAGCGG GACTGCTTATCTACCTTCCATGAGCTGGTGCCACTGTATTTCAGAGGATACTTAAAACCTCCATTCAATACAGAGGGCAGGAAATCGGCAGGGATGTCTGAAGAG
- the LOC138802349 gene encoding uncharacterized protein HI_0077-like isoform X2 gives MENIWSLFTQVENFMPWIQRVPMKVCCEGGPLEQGDIEELGDGRLALACPWHDFEFSLEDGSSSSGLQNQVYEVKVCEGKVYIQTQNALSLTPWKKTQSKQPASIGAAESTQVVDNECSLSYWASKILCTPDPEEKAKLTHQVQELWNSGKITEIGDTEPPAQPSRKENLTIVQPGQIKRGKGGTLASRIALLHSLANIEQWAIDLSWDIIARFATFQLQTGQRLPKEFFSDFVKVAGDEAKHYCLLEKRLVELGSRFGNLPVHNGLWQSASDTAHDLLARLAIVHMVHEARGLDVHPQTLQRFLAQGDESSAQVLEVLYKDEITHVAAGLKWFTYICNMEQRDCLSTFHELVPLYFRGYLKPPFNTEGRKSAGMSEEWYLPLVKPS, from the exons ATGGAGAACATTTGGTCCTTATTCACACAAGTGGAAAATTTTATGCCATGGATTCAGCGTGTCCCCATGAAGGTATGCTGTGAGG GAGGGCCGTTGGAGCAGGGAGACATAGAAGAGCTGGGTGATGGAAGACTGGCACTGGCCTGTCCATGGCATGACTTTGAGTTCAGCTTGGAAGACGGTTCTTCTTCCTCTGGGTTACAG aaccaaGTGTATGAAGTGAAGGTTTGTGAAGGGAAAGTTTATATCCAGACTCAGAATGCATTATCCTTAACTCCTTGGAAGAAAACTCAGTCTAAACAGCCAG CTAGCATTGGCGCTGCTGAGAGCACACAAGTTGTAGACAATGAATGTTCCTTGTCTTACTGGGCCAGCAAAATCCTTTGCACTCCAGATCCAGAAGAGAAG GCTAAACTGACTCATCAAGTGCAAGAATTGTGGAACTCAGGTAAAATTACAGAAATCGGAGACACTGAACCCCCTGCCCAGCCGAGCCGCAAAGAAAACCTCACCATAGTACAGCCAGGCCAGATCAAGAGGGGCAAGGGCGGCACGCTG GCCAGCCGCATAGCACTACTGCACTCTCTAGCAAACATCGAGCAGTGGGCAATAGACCTGTCCTGGGACATCATCGCTCGCTTTGCAACTTTTCAGCTGCAGACCGGTCAGAGGCTTCCAAAAGAATTCTTCTCAGATTTTGTGAAAGTTGCCGGAGATGAAGCAAAG CATTACTGTTTACTGGAGAAGCGGCTTGTAGAGCTGGGTAGTCGTTTTGGAAATCTTCCTGTACACAATG GCTTGTGGCAGTCTGCTTCAGATACAGCACATGATCTACTTGCACGGCTGGCCATTGTGCATATGGTTCATGAAGCCAG GGGTCTAGATGTCCACCCTCAGACGCTGCAACGATTTTTGGCTCAGGGAGATGAAAGTTCAGCTCAGGTATTGGAAGTTCTCTACAAAGATGAGATCACCCATGTGGCAGCAGGCCTGAAGTGGTTCACTTACATATGTAACATGGAGCAGCGG GACTGCTTATCTACCTTCCATGAGCTGGTGCCACTGTATTTCAGAGGATACTTAAAACCTCCATTCAATACAGAGGGCAGGAAATCGGCAGGGATGTCTGAAGAG